A single Paraburkholderia sp. D15 DNA region contains:
- a CDS encoding Rieske 2Fe-2S domain-containing protein: MTSIERRLRRRPDPARMGVTKMSDDFFAGKYPRGWFGVLFSDELQVGQVKSLRYFDKELVAFRGENGEVAILDAFCPHLGAHLGDGKCDGNTIVCPFHAWKFSQSGQCVEVPYAKRIPLKAQQGALRPYLVREINQIVHLWFDPEGGAPTWDVPTDETMNDSENWTRWYFKRWRVRTQGKEIIENLVDAPHFTYVHGSPIEEITVDFDGHVASQTSVIGGHATLGDTLLTRATYFGPGVQHVTMSGTYASTQVNIHTPVDTEYVDVCYGIKIHRDPTLPDTDDIAREYARFAHDAFDQDVVIWQKKIYRPVPLLCDGDGPLIQLRQWYRQFFEAADLVQSDGDR, encoded by the coding sequence ATGACGAGCATCGAAAGGCGACTGCGGCGGCGTCCTGATCCAGCAAGAATGGGAGTAACGAAGATGTCCGATGATTTTTTCGCAGGCAAGTATCCGCGCGGCTGGTTCGGTGTTCTCTTTTCGGACGAGCTTCAGGTCGGGCAAGTCAAATCGCTGCGCTATTTCGACAAGGAACTTGTCGCGTTTCGCGGCGAGAATGGCGAGGTGGCGATTCTCGACGCGTTTTGTCCGCATCTGGGCGCCCATCTCGGCGATGGGAAATGCGATGGCAACACGATCGTGTGTCCTTTTCACGCGTGGAAATTTTCGCAGTCCGGGCAATGCGTGGAAGTCCCGTACGCGAAGCGCATTCCGCTGAAGGCCCAACAAGGCGCGCTGCGACCTTACCTGGTGCGCGAGATCAATCAGATCGTGCATCTATGGTTCGATCCGGAAGGGGGCGCTCCGACGTGGGACGTGCCGACAGACGAAACGATGAACGATAGCGAGAACTGGACCCGTTGGTATTTCAAGCGCTGGCGAGTCCGAACCCAAGGTAAGGAGATCATCGAAAATCTGGTCGATGCGCCGCATTTCACCTATGTGCACGGCTCGCCGATCGAGGAGATCACGGTCGACTTCGATGGTCACGTGGCGTCGCAAACGTCAGTCATCGGCGGTCACGCCACGCTTGGCGATACATTGCTGACCCGCGCGACCTACTTTGGGCCGGGTGTGCAGCACGTCACGATGAGCGGGACTTACGCAAGTACGCAAGTCAACATCCATACCCCGGTCGATACGGAATATGTGGATGTCTGCTATGGCATCAAGATCCACCGCGACCCCACGCTGCCGGATACCGATGATATTGCGCGCGAGTACGCACGTTTCGCTCACGACGCTTTCGATCAGGACGTGGTGATCTGGCAAAAGAAGATCTATCGCCCGGTACCGCTACTGTGCGATGGAGACGGTCCGCTCATTCAATTGCGGCAGTGGTATCGGCAGTTCTTTGAAGCGGCCGATCTCGTGCAGTCGGATGGTGATCGATAG
- a CDS encoding LysR family transcriptional regulator, whose translation MSNNPNDESGLNLLTVFLAVVEAGGFRAAAQRLRLSPSTVSERIAQLEAQLGVPLLIRTTRSVMPTETGRALAGRVAPLLAETRAALHDAASSQQVVRGLLKINVTGAVMVDILPPIIDRFLQAHPEVRVEIMVDDRLVDIVAAGCDAGIRYGEHLAQDTIAVPIGPRSQRIAWAAAPGYLAARGIPRHPDDLLSHDCIRLRFSSGALVEWRFKRGDEAVRIDSPGRLIVGVDGAAAAIEFACGGRGVIGTFENWLAPHLESGALEPVLQEWWHAFEGPQLYFSSRFVSAPLRAFIELIREEQSASGGATRSGEREHR comes from the coding sequence ATGTCGAACAATCCCAACGACGAATCCGGCCTGAATCTACTGACGGTATTTCTTGCCGTCGTGGAGGCCGGTGGCTTCCGCGCCGCTGCTCAACGGCTGCGCCTTTCTCCGTCCACCGTCAGCGAAAGAATCGCGCAGCTCGAAGCGCAGTTGGGCGTACCGCTGCTGATCCGTACCACGCGCAGCGTCATGCCGACGGAAACGGGCCGCGCGCTCGCCGGTCGCGTGGCGCCGTTATTGGCGGAAACGCGCGCCGCGCTGCACGACGCCGCAAGCTCGCAGCAAGTCGTGCGCGGTCTTCTGAAGATCAATGTGACGGGCGCGGTGATGGTCGACATCCTGCCGCCGATCATCGATCGATTCCTGCAAGCGCATCCCGAGGTGCGGGTTGAAATCATGGTGGACGACCGGCTCGTCGATATCGTGGCGGCTGGTTGCGACGCGGGCATCCGTTACGGCGAGCATCTCGCGCAAGACACCATCGCCGTGCCGATTGGACCGCGTTCCCAGCGGATTGCGTGGGCCGCCGCGCCGGGTTATCTCGCCGCACGCGGCATTCCCCGACACCCGGACGACCTCTTGAGTCACGATTGCATCCGTTTGCGCTTTTCGAGCGGCGCGCTCGTTGAATGGCGATTCAAGCGCGGCGACGAAGCGGTGAGGATCGACTCTCCGGGACGTCTCATCGTCGGCGTGGACGGCGCGGCCGCGGCGATTGAATTCGCCTGCGGCGGACGCGGCGTGATCGGGACTTTCGAAAACTGGTTAGCCCCGCACCTGGAAAGCGGCGCGCTCGAACCGGTTTTGCAGGAGTGGTGGCATGCATTCGAAGGGCCGCAACTGTACTTTTCGAGCCGGTTCGTGTCCGCGCCATTGAGAGCGTTCATCGAGCTGATCAGGGAGGAGCAGAGCGCGTCCGGCGGCGCTACGCGTAGTGGTGAGCGAGAGCATCGCTAA
- the acnD gene encoding Fe/S-dependent 2-methylisocitrate dehydratase AcnD: MNTANRKRLPGTQLDFFDTRGAVDAIQPGAYDSLPYTSRVLAENLVRRCDPETLDASLKQIIERKRELDFPWFPARVVCHDILGQTALVDLAGLRDAIAAQGGDPAMVNPVVPTQLVVDHSLAVECGGFDPDAFAKNRAIEDRRNEDRFDFINWTKRAFKNVDVIPPGNGILHQINLERMSPVVQVKDGVAFPDTLVGTDSHTPMVDALGVIAIGVGGLEAESVMLGRASYMRLPDIVGVELTGKAAEGITATDVVLSLTEFLRKEKVVGAYLEFYGAGTASLTLGDRATIANMAPEFGATAAMFYIDEQTIKYLKLTGRDDELVKLVETYAKETGLWADSLKQAEYERVLSFDLSTVVRTLAGPSNPHRRLPVADLAARGISGKVENEPGLMPDGAVIIAAITSCTNTNNPRNMIAAGLLARNANRRGLTRKPWAKTSLAPGSKAVTLYLEEAGLLPELEQLGFGVVAYACTSCNGMSGALDPVIQKEVVDRDLYATAVLSGNRNFDGRIHPYAKQAFLASPPLVVAYAIAGTIRFDIEKDVLGIDADGHAVTLKDIWPSDAEIDAIVAASVKPEQFRKVYEPMFAVSVDSGEQANPLYDWRPMSTYIRRPPYWEGALAGERTLKGMRALAVLGDNITTDHLSPSNAILPDSASGEYLAKMGLPEEDFNSYATHRGDHLTAQRATFANPTLKNEMVIEDGKVKAGSLARIEPEGKVTRMWEAIETYMERKQPLIVIAGADYGQGSSRDWAAKGVRLAGAEAIVAEGFERIHRTNLVGMGVLPLEFKPGVNRLTLGIDGTETFDVIGERKPRADLILVIQRRDGERVEVPVTCRLDTAEEVSIYEAGGVLQRFAQDFLESSKAAA; the protein is encoded by the coding sequence ATGAATACTGCCAACCGCAAACGCCTTCCCGGTACCCAGCTGGACTTCTTCGACACGCGCGGCGCGGTCGATGCGATCCAGCCCGGCGCTTACGACAGCCTGCCGTACACCTCGCGCGTGCTGGCCGAAAACCTCGTGCGGCGCTGCGATCCGGAGACGCTGGACGCGTCGCTGAAACAGATCATCGAACGCAAACGCGAGCTGGATTTTCCGTGGTTTCCCGCGCGCGTGGTGTGTCACGACATTCTCGGTCAGACCGCGCTGGTCGATCTCGCCGGTCTGCGCGATGCCATCGCCGCACAAGGCGGCGATCCCGCGATGGTCAACCCGGTCGTGCCGACGCAGCTCGTGGTGGACCATTCCCTGGCCGTCGAATGCGGCGGTTTCGATCCGGACGCGTTCGCGAAGAATCGCGCGATCGAAGACCGTCGCAACGAAGACCGCTTCGATTTCATCAACTGGACCAAGCGCGCGTTCAAGAACGTCGACGTGATTCCGCCGGGCAACGGCATCCTGCATCAGATCAATCTCGAACGGATGAGCCCGGTCGTGCAGGTGAAAGACGGCGTCGCGTTTCCCGATACGCTGGTCGGCACCGATTCGCACACGCCGATGGTCGACGCGCTCGGCGTGATCGCGATCGGCGTGGGCGGGCTCGAAGCGGAGAGCGTGATGCTCGGCCGCGCGTCGTACATGCGCTTGCCGGATATCGTCGGCGTCGAACTGACGGGCAAGGCCGCCGAAGGCATCACGGCGACCGACGTGGTGCTCTCGCTGACGGAATTCCTGCGCAAGGAAAAAGTGGTCGGCGCGTACCTGGAGTTCTACGGCGCCGGCACCGCGAGTCTGACGCTCGGCGATCGCGCGACCATCGCCAACATGGCGCCCGAATTCGGCGCGACCGCCGCGATGTTCTATATCGACGAACAGACCATCAAATATCTGAAGCTGACCGGCCGCGACGACGAACTCGTCAAACTGGTGGAGACGTATGCGAAGGAAACGGGGCTGTGGGCCGACAGCCTGAAGCAGGCCGAGTACGAACGCGTGCTCAGCTTCGATCTGTCGACGGTGGTCCGCACGCTGGCCGGTCCGTCGAACCCGCATCGCCGTTTGCCGGTCGCGGATCTGGCGGCGCGCGGCATCAGCGGCAAGGTCGAGAACGAGCCGGGTCTGATGCCGGACGGCGCGGTGATCATCGCCGCGATCACGAGCTGCACGAACACCAACAATCCGCGCAACATGATCGCCGCCGGTCTGCTGGCACGCAACGCGAACCGGCGCGGCCTGACGCGCAAGCCGTGGGCGAAAACGTCGCTGGCGCCGGGATCGAAGGCGGTGACGTTGTATCTCGAAGAGGCCGGCTTGCTGCCGGAACTGGAGCAGCTCGGCTTCGGCGTGGTCGCGTATGCGTGCACGTCGTGCAACGGCATGTCGGGCGCGCTGGACCCAGTCATTCAGAAAGAGGTGGTGGATCGCGATCTGTATGCGACCGCCGTGCTGTCGGGCAACCGCAACTTCGACGGCCGCATTCATCCGTACGCGAAGCAGGCGTTTCTCGCATCGCCGCCGCTGGTGGTAGCGTATGCGATCGCGGGCACGATCCGCTTCGACATCGAGAAGGACGTGCTGGGTATCGATGCCGATGGTCACGCCGTCACGCTGAAGGACATCTGGCCGAGCGATGCGGAGATCGACGCGATCGTCGCCGCGAGCGTGAAGCCCGAGCAATTCCGCAAGGTGTACGAGCCGATGTTCGCGGTCTCGGTGGACAGCGGCGAGCAGGCGAATCCGCTGTACGACTGGCGGCCGATGAGCACGTACATCCGGCGCCCACCGTATTGGGAAGGCGCGCTGGCCGGCGAGCGCACGTTGAAGGGCATGCGTGCGCTCGCCGTGCTGGGCGACAACATCACGACCGATCACCTGTCGCCGTCGAATGCGATTCTGCCGGACAGCGCGTCGGGCGAATACCTCGCGAAAATGGGCTTGCCGGAAGAGGACTTCAATTCGTACGCGACGCATCGAGGCGATCACCTGACCGCGCAACGCGCGACCTTCGCGAACCCGACGTTGAAGAACGAAATGGTGATCGAGGACGGCAAGGTCAAGGCGGGTTCGCTCGCGCGTATCGAGCCGGAAGGCAAGGTCACGCGGATGTGGGAAGCGATCGAAACGTACATGGAGCGCAAGCAGCCGCTGATCGTGATCGCCGGGGCCGACTATGGTCAGGGGTCGTCGCGCGACTGGGCGGCCAAGGGTGTGCGTCTGGCCGGCGCGGAAGCGATCGTGGCCGAGGGCTTCGAGCGGATTCACCGCACGAACCTCGTCGGCATGGGCGTGTTGCCGCTGGAGTTCAAGCCGGGCGTGAACCGGCTGACGCTCGGTATCGACGGAACGGAAACCTTCGATGTGATCGGCGAACGTAAGCCGCGTGCGGATTTGATCCTGGTGATTCAGCGCCGCGACGGCGAGCGTGTCGAGGTGCCGGTGACGTGCCGGCTCGATACCGCCGAAGAGGTGTCCATCTACGAAGCCGGCGGCGTGCTGCAACGCTTCGCGCAGGATTTTCTGGAATCGTCGAAGGCCGCGGCCTGA
- a CDS encoding LysR family transcriptional regulator, whose protein sequence is MHTVVQICTPQKMIDWDDLRYFLAVVQSGSYQAASKKLGVDRTTVSRRVDALEKSVGAKLFTQIDKEYHQTEAGRAVLDVAQRLDEQVRLLSAQLKRPEGSLEGLVRLAVSSSFGDVFIAEIMAFHHLHPLVNIEVSNVSDPMNAVISRKADLGICVAYDQPSRLDCEFVGSLEVAVYKAAGLPDDHPSAQAWVGWSEDIPKSFAAWMNEYAPENARISTRVNSWESLKSAVLSGAGIAPLWCLLAEREPGLSRVSEKAPGHYIGLWLTSLDGLKRDASQQALWRFLLQRIRQMLV, encoded by the coding sequence TTGCACACCGTCGTGCAAATTTGCACACCACAAAAAATGATAGATTGGGACGACCTGCGATATTTTCTGGCTGTAGTGCAATCGGGCTCTTACCAGGCCGCCAGTAAGAAACTCGGTGTGGACAGAACCACGGTCAGCCGCCGCGTCGATGCACTGGAAAAGAGTGTGGGGGCCAAGCTATTCACCCAGATCGACAAGGAGTATCACCAGACGGAGGCGGGTCGCGCGGTGCTCGATGTCGCGCAGCGTCTGGATGAGCAGGTCCGCTTATTGAGTGCCCAGTTGAAACGTCCGGAAGGTAGTCTTGAAGGACTGGTTCGTCTGGCTGTGTCCTCTTCGTTTGGCGATGTCTTTATCGCCGAGATCATGGCGTTTCATCACCTTCATCCATTGGTGAACATCGAGGTGAGTAACGTCAGCGATCCGATGAATGCGGTGATTAGCCGCAAAGCCGATCTGGGAATTTGCGTCGCGTACGATCAACCCTCGCGTCTGGACTGCGAATTCGTTGGCAGTCTGGAAGTCGCGGTGTACAAGGCAGCCGGATTGCCGGACGATCACCCTTCGGCACAGGCCTGGGTGGGATGGAGCGAAGACATTCCCAAGTCGTTCGCGGCCTGGATGAATGAATATGCGCCGGAGAATGCGCGAATCAGTACGAGAGTGAACTCATGGGAGTCGCTGAAGAGTGCGGTGCTCTCCGGAGCGGGAATCGCGCCTTTGTGGTGTCTACTGGCAGAACGCGAACCGGGGTTGAGTCGCGTATCGGAAAAGGCGCCGGGGCACTACATCGGTTTATGGCTGACGTCGCTGGATGGCCTCAAACGTGATGCCTCTCAGCAGGCGCTTTGGCGCTTTCTGTTGCAGCGCATTCGGCAGATGCTTGTTTGA
- a CDS encoding Rieske 2Fe-2S domain-containing protein, protein MIAYAKIISRMPTRYARGWHCFGLEREIKKGEIASLEAFGTKLVAYRGDDGKVRVFDGYCPHMGADLALGTVKGNTLECPFHSWQWGEGGQCQHIPYASRIPQKARIREWQTMVENELLFIWHDHEELPPIEEQRIPPHRCCNEEGWSDWVVISRPANTNCRELIDNLADVYHFEPVHGSPVSSFINVAEGHTYCQMLTGGNQLIGTGDSLRSIAFYHGPSYVIAEMDAEMWGHRLECIMMIGSVPIHQEKFMMHFGMKVRAVPGLSFSENQKLIAAYIANGQETFFQDLRIWDGKKRVDNPILCDGDGPVYQLRDWYNQYYLDRDQVPQSVNEKRVFVTRQRDDTEQWLLDAHNYDLKKNPPIGIVRSYDEHRKATAAAS, encoded by the coding sequence ATGATCGCATACGCAAAGATTATTTCAAGAATGCCGACGCGTTACGCGCGCGGATGGCATTGCTTTGGCCTGGAACGGGAAATTAAAAAAGGCGAAATCGCGAGCCTTGAAGCATTCGGGACAAAACTCGTGGCCTACCGCGGCGACGACGGTAAAGTCCGCGTGTTCGACGGCTATTGTCCGCATATGGGCGCGGACCTCGCGCTCGGCACAGTGAAGGGAAACACGCTGGAATGCCCGTTTCATTCGTGGCAATGGGGTGAGGGTGGCCAATGCCAACATATCCCCTATGCATCGCGTATTCCGCAAAAGGCTCGCATTCGCGAATGGCAAACGATGGTCGAGAATGAACTCCTATTCATTTGGCATGACCACGAAGAACTCCCGCCGATCGAGGAGCAACGCATTCCTCCCCATCGTTGCTGTAACGAAGAGGGCTGGTCGGATTGGGTTGTCATCAGCCGTCCCGCCAATACCAACTGCCGCGAGTTGATCGACAATCTTGCCGACGTTTATCACTTCGAGCCCGTTCACGGTTCGCCGGTGAGCAGTTTTATCAATGTCGCGGAAGGACATACCTACTGCCAGATGCTGACGGGTGGTAATCAACTGATCGGAACGGGCGACAGTTTGCGCAGCATTGCTTTTTACCATGGGCCGTCTTACGTCATTGCGGAAATGGATGCCGAGATGTGGGGGCACCGCCTCGAATGCATCATGATGATTGGCAGTGTACCCATCCATCAAGAGAAGTTCATGATGCACTTCGGCATGAAAGTGCGAGCTGTACCCGGCCTTTCTTTCTCCGAGAATCAGAAACTCATAGCAGCGTACATTGCCAACGGTCAGGAAACCTTCTTCCAGGATCTGCGCATCTGGGACGGCAAAAAGCGCGTCGACAACCCGATTCTCTGCGATGGCGATGGCCCCGTCTATCAACTGCGCGACTGGTACAACCAGTACTACCTGGATCGGGATCAAGTGCCGCAGTCGGTCAACGAGAAGCGTGTATTCGTGACCCGCCAGCGTGACGATACCGAACAGTGGCTATTGGATGCGCACAACTACGACCTGAAGAAGAACCCGCCTATCGGTATTGTCCGCTCGTATGACGAGCATCGAAAGGCGACTGCGGCGGCGTCCTGA
- the prpF gene encoding 2-methylaconitate cis-trans isomerase PrpF: MTHSPQIKIPATYMRGGTSKGVFFRLQDLPEAAQVPGAARDALLMRVIGSPDPYGKQIDGMGGATSSTSKTVIIARSTRPDHDVDYLFGQVSIDKAFVDWSGNCGNLSAAVGPFAIGAGLVDPGRIPRDGVATVRIWQANIGKTIIGHVPITNGVVQETGDFELDGVTFPAAEVQLEFMDPAAEEEGGGGSMFPTGNLVDDLDVPGVGTLKATMINAGIPTIFIEAEAIGYKGTELQDAINSDEKALAMFETIRAHGALRMGLIKQLDEIATRQHTPKVAFVAKPADYVASSGKPVAAKDVDLLVRAMSMGKLHHAMMGTAAVAIGTAAAISGTLVNLAAGGGEREAVRFGHPSGTLRVGAEARERDGEWTVTKAIMSRSARVLMEGWVRVPPVG, encoded by the coding sequence ATGACTCACTCCCCTCAGATCAAGATCCCGGCGACTTACATGCGCGGCGGTACCAGCAAGGGCGTGTTCTTTCGTCTGCAGGATCTGCCCGAGGCCGCGCAGGTGCCCGGCGCCGCGCGCGACGCGTTGCTGATGCGCGTGATCGGCAGTCCCGATCCGTATGGCAAGCAGATCGACGGCATGGGCGGCGCGACGTCGAGCACGAGCAAGACGGTGATCATCGCCAGAAGCACGCGGCCCGATCACGACGTGGATTACCTGTTCGGGCAGGTGTCGATCGATAAGGCGTTCGTCGACTGGAGCGGCAATTGCGGCAATCTTTCCGCCGCGGTGGGACCGTTTGCGATCGGCGCGGGACTCGTCGACCCAGGCCGGATTCCGCGCGACGGCGTGGCGACCGTGCGCATCTGGCAGGCCAATATCGGCAAGACGATCATCGGTCACGTGCCCATCACGAATGGCGTGGTGCAGGAAACCGGCGATTTCGAACTCGACGGCGTGACGTTTCCGGCGGCGGAAGTCCAGCTCGAATTCATGGACCCGGCCGCGGAAGAAGAGGGCGGTGGCGGTTCGATGTTCCCGACCGGCAATCTGGTGGACGACCTCGACGTGCCCGGCGTCGGCACGCTGAAGGCCACCATGATCAATGCCGGCATTCCGACCATTTTTATCGAAGCAGAAGCGATCGGTTACAAGGGCACGGAGTTGCAGGACGCGATCAATAGCGATGAAAAAGCCCTCGCGATGTTCGAGACGATCCGCGCGCACGGCGCGTTGCGCATGGGCCTGATCAAACAGCTCGACGAGATCGCGACGCGGCAGCATACGCCGAAGGTGGCGTTCGTCGCGAAGCCGGCGGATTACGTCGCGTCGAGCGGCAAGCCGGTGGCCGCGAAAGACGTCGATCTGCTCGTGCGCGCGATGTCGATGGGCAAGCTGCATCACGCGATGATGGGCACGGCAGCAGTTGCAATCGGCACGGCCGCGGCGATTTCCGGCACGCTGGTGAACCTGGCTGCCGGCGGCGGCGAGCGCGAGGCGGTGCGGTTCGGGCATCCGTCGGGGACGTTGCGCGTGGGCGCCGAGGCACGCGAGCGCGACGGCGAGTGGACGGTCACGAAGGCGATCATGAGCCGCAGCGCGCGTGTGTTGATGGAAGGATGGGTGCGCGTGCCGCCGGTTGGTTAA
- a CDS encoding SDR family oxidoreductase has translation MSSKTVVITGANKSIGYETARQLARLGYRIWLGCRDASRGEAAVQSLIAEGHDVRLLPIDVTRDDSVQAAAARVQDEDGRLDVLINNAGIPGKAKAAPSAQSIDDIRSVYETNVFGPIRVTQAFLPLLKSAGRANVVMVSSGLGSLGWLSDPANQFYGVNILGYNSSKSALNAIALSFAKELASIGIKVDAVDPGYTATDFNNHSGYRTVEQAAAGIVWLATQDPSGPSGRFYFEQDQIPW, from the coding sequence ATGAGCAGCAAAACCGTTGTGATCACGGGCGCCAACAAGAGCATCGGCTACGAAACAGCTCGCCAGCTCGCCCGTCTGGGTTACCGTATCTGGCTCGGCTGTCGTGATGCCTCGCGAGGCGAGGCAGCGGTGCAATCGTTGATAGCGGAAGGCCACGACGTCCGGCTTCTGCCCATCGACGTCACGCGGGACGATAGCGTTCAGGCCGCCGCGGCACGCGTTCAGGACGAAGACGGACGGCTCGATGTGCTGATCAACAACGCCGGCATTCCGGGCAAGGCAAAAGCGGCGCCCAGCGCACAATCGATCGACGATATCCGCTCGGTGTACGAGACCAACGTGTTTGGCCCTATCCGTGTGACGCAGGCGTTTTTACCGCTGCTGAAGTCCGCGGGCCGTGCCAACGTCGTGATGGTGAGCAGCGGATTGGGATCGCTAGGCTGGCTGTCCGATCCAGCTAACCAGTTCTATGGCGTGAATATCCTCGGCTATAACAGTTCCAAATCGGCACTCAACGCTATTGCGCTGTCGTTCGCAAAAGAGCTGGCGTCGATCGGCATCAAGGTCGATGCGGTCGATCCGGGCTATACCGCCACCGACTTCAACAATCATTCGGGCTATCGCACCGTCGAACAGGCGGCGGCGGGTATCGTCTGGCTGGCAACCCAAGATCCATCCGGTCCGTCCGGGCGCTTCTACTTCGAGCAGGATCAGATTCCGTGGTGA
- a CDS encoding YdhR family protein, whose product MITEIIFFKLTPDVDHQTLMERYLSTAVKWAHNPDLIQKYYYYDAATHEGGGVYIWRTREAAARWHDDQYKAMVEKIYGHPPVIRVLDALIHVDATQNKYEVIGESR is encoded by the coding sequence ATGATCACCGAAATCATCTTCTTCAAACTTACACCGGACGTCGATCACCAGACGTTAATGGAGCGCTACTTAAGCACCGCGGTAAAGTGGGCGCACAACCCGGATCTGATCCAGAAGTATTACTACTACGACGCGGCCACGCACGAAGGCGGCGGCGTGTACATCTGGCGCACGCGCGAAGCGGCCGCGCGCTGGCACGACGACCAATACAAGGCGATGGTCGAGAAGATCTATGGTCATCCTCCCGTGATCAGAGTGCTCGACGCGCTCATTCATGTCGATGCGACTCAGAACAAATACGAAGTCATCGGCGAGTCGCGGTGA